The following coding sequences lie in one Kribbella sp. NBC_00709 genomic window:
- a CDS encoding OsmC family protein: MATTRTAKAHWEGSLMEGAGQVALESSGVGTYDVTWASRANDANGKTSPEELIAAAHSTCFSMALSHALAGAGHAPTSIDTQADVTFQPGEGITGIKLSVNGNVPGLTADEFAEYAEGAKKNCPVSQALSAVPITLDVTFTA, from the coding sequence ATGGCTACCACTCGTACGGCCAAGGCCCACTGGGAAGGCTCGCTGATGGAGGGCGCCGGCCAGGTCGCTCTCGAGTCCTCCGGTGTCGGCACCTACGACGTCACCTGGGCCTCCCGCGCGAACGACGCCAACGGCAAGACCAGCCCGGAAGAGCTGATCGCGGCGGCGCACTCCACCTGCTTCTCGATGGCGCTGTCGCACGCGCTGGCCGGTGCGGGCCACGCGCCGACGTCGATCGACACCCAGGCCGACGTCACCTTCCAGCCGGGTGAGGGCATCACCGGCATCAAGCTGTCGGTCAACGGCAACGTCCCGGGCCTGACCGCGGACGAGTTCGCGGAGTACGCCGAGGGCGCGAAGAAGAACTGCCCGGTCTCGCAGGCGCTGTCCGCCGTCCCGATCACGCTGGACGTCACCTTCACGGCCTGA
- a CDS encoding lytic polysaccharide monooxygenase auxiliary activity family 9 protein — MLRQRKLSMTGIAIGALALTVCTSVPLAYGHGYTTGPISRAKNCQDGVVTDCGQIQWEPQSVEGPKGFPEAGPADEKLCSAGLPQFAELDDQRGGSWPATQLQGGQGFTFSWHLTAAHSTTDFKYYMTKQGWDPSQPLTRSALDLNPFLTVPMNGARPATDVSHPGTIPTGRTGRHMILAVWTIADTANAFYQCSDVNF, encoded by the coding sequence ATGCTGCGACAACGGAAACTCAGTATGACCGGAATTGCCATTGGTGCGCTCGCGCTGACGGTGTGCACATCGGTGCCGCTCGCCTACGGGCACGGCTATACGACCGGGCCGATCAGCCGGGCCAAGAATTGTCAGGACGGAGTCGTCACCGACTGCGGGCAGATCCAGTGGGAGCCGCAGAGCGTGGAGGGTCCCAAGGGGTTCCCGGAGGCCGGACCGGCTGACGAGAAGCTCTGCTCGGCGGGACTGCCGCAGTTCGCCGAGCTCGACGATCAGCGCGGCGGGAGTTGGCCGGCCACCCAACTCCAGGGCGGTCAGGGATTCACATTCAGCTGGCATCTGACCGCGGCCCACTCGACCACCGACTTCAAGTACTACATGACCAAGCAGGGCTGGGATCCGAGTCAGCCCCTGACTCGGTCCGCGCTCGACCTGAACCCGTTCCTCACCGTCCCGATGAACGGGGCCCGCCCGGCAACGGACGTGTCCCACCCCGGAACCATCCCGACCGGCCGGACCGGGCGGCACATGATCCTCGCGGTCTGGACCATCGCCGACACCGCCAACGCCTTCTACCAGTGCTCGGATGTTAATTTCTAA
- a CDS encoding chitinase — translation MRRFKIAVAALAAGTLALGAAVAAQASTQQVQADPAGIGAAPYEYLGWGNPQKPADVMKAAGNKWFTLAFILSDGGCNPKWDGDRALTGGSDQTAINNIRAAGGDVIPSFGGWSGNKLGEKCTSASALAGAYQKVIDAYKLKAIDIDIEDTEFHSAAARQRVVDALKTVKSKNSGIKTYITMGTDQTGPDSSGVDLIKKAAAAGLANDGWVLMPFDFGGGSTNMATLTQKAEEGLKGRLKTAYGYSDDTAYRHMGISSMNGKTDDGETVRLQDFKTMLAYAQQHHLARFTFWSVNRDRACGGSNNDGDSCSGISQSAYDFTKVVAQFHG, via the coding sequence ATGCGCAGGTTCAAGATCGCCGTCGCGGCGCTCGCAGCCGGCACTTTGGCGCTCGGCGCCGCCGTTGCTGCTCAGGCGTCCACCCAGCAGGTCCAGGCCGACCCGGCCGGCATCGGCGCCGCGCCGTACGAGTACCTCGGCTGGGGTAACCCGCAAAAGCCGGCCGACGTGATGAAAGCCGCCGGCAACAAGTGGTTCACACTGGCCTTCATCCTGTCCGACGGCGGCTGCAACCCGAAGTGGGACGGCGACCGCGCGCTGACCGGCGGCTCGGACCAGACCGCGATCAACAACATCCGGGCCGCGGGCGGCGACGTCATCCCGTCGTTCGGCGGCTGGTCGGGCAACAAGCTCGGTGAGAAGTGCACCTCGGCCTCGGCACTGGCCGGGGCGTACCAGAAGGTGATCGACGCCTACAAGCTGAAGGCGATCGACATCGACATCGAGGACACCGAGTTCCACAGCGCCGCGGCCCGGCAGCGGGTCGTCGACGCGCTGAAGACCGTGAAGAGCAAGAACTCCGGGATCAAGACGTACATCACGATGGGCACCGACCAGACCGGCCCGGACTCGTCGGGCGTCGACCTGATCAAGAAGGCCGCGGCCGCGGGTCTGGCCAACGACGGCTGGGTGCTGATGCCGTTCGACTTCGGCGGCGGCTCGACCAACATGGCGACGCTGACCCAGAAGGCCGAGGAGGGCCTCAAGGGCCGGCTGAAGACGGCGTACGGCTACTCCGACGACACGGCGTACCGGCACATGGGGATCTCGTCGATGAACGGCAAGACCGACGACGGCGAGACGGTCCGGCTGCAGGACTTCAAGACGATGCTCGCCTACGCCCAGCAGCATCACCTGGCCCGCTTCACGTTCTGGTCGGTCAACCGCGACCGGGCCTGTGGCGGCAGCAACAACGACGGTGACTCGTGCAGCGGGATCTCGCAGAGCGCGTACGACTTCACCAAGGTCGTCGCCCAGTTCCACGGCTGA
- the malQ gene encoding 4-alpha-glucanotransferase — translation MTAPTAALVELAVAHGVATEYWNWQGEHVIVSSEVVADVLAALGVDASTPDRAALALAEHQDARWRRTLPATVVMREGWTPWFAVHLPHGSAAEVWVDLEDGGQRRDIPQQEHWVEPVWIDGVQVGEATFQLPGDLPLGYHRLCARIGTNPEISVSTLIVTPRKLEPEKLQRAWGWVLQLYSVRSRRSWGIGDLHDLGDLAAWSAHDLGAGFVLVNPLHAAELAGRMEPSPYLPASRRFANPIYLRIEDIDEYGDLAPAERDRVRTLALQARVLSEDVTALDRDTVWAAKREALQLLFRVQPSVGRIAEYGAYCDRESQGLIDFATWAAIADVHGPEWSKWPEELQEPVSPAVVAFRNENPDTVEFHCWLQWQLDEQLARTQARAKSAGMSLGVVHDLAVGVHPDGADAWALQHVLAPNIHVGAPPDAFNQQGQDWSQPPWRPNALAETGYAAWRDLVRAVMRHGGGLRIDHILGMFRLWWVTSPERPTEGTYVRYDHEALVGILVLEAQRAGVTVIGEDLGTVEPWVRDYLTERGILGTSVLWFERDADGKPLAPERWRELCLATVTTHDLPPTAGYLAGDHVELRNRLGLLTRPVAEELAVDEADRDAWLNALRERHLLSNTDGDVERIVEALHRYVAHTPAKLVGVALTDAVGERRTQNQPGTTDEYPNWRIPLGGPDGEPVLVEDLPNNHRLRRLIGALNR, via the coding sequence GTGACAGCTCCCACTGCGGCCCTTGTCGAGCTAGCGGTTGCCCATGGCGTGGCGACGGAGTACTGGAACTGGCAAGGCGAGCATGTGATCGTCTCGAGCGAGGTCGTGGCCGACGTACTCGCGGCTCTCGGTGTGGACGCGTCCACGCCGGACAGGGCGGCCCTTGCCCTTGCTGAGCACCAGGACGCGCGCTGGCGGCGAACGCTGCCCGCCACTGTGGTGATGCGGGAGGGGTGGACGCCCTGGTTCGCCGTACACCTGCCGCACGGGTCGGCGGCGGAGGTGTGGGTCGACCTGGAGGACGGCGGTCAGCGACGGGACATCCCGCAGCAGGAGCACTGGGTCGAGCCGGTGTGGATCGACGGCGTACAGGTGGGCGAGGCGACGTTCCAGCTGCCTGGGGACCTGCCGCTCGGCTACCACCGGCTGTGCGCGCGCATCGGTACCAATCCGGAGATCTCGGTCAGCACACTGATCGTCACGCCGCGGAAGCTCGAGCCCGAGAAGCTGCAGCGGGCCTGGGGTTGGGTGCTGCAGCTGTACTCCGTTCGCTCGCGGCGGTCCTGGGGTATCGGCGATCTGCACGATCTGGGCGATCTGGCCGCGTGGTCGGCGCATGACCTAGGTGCCGGGTTCGTGCTCGTGAACCCGTTGCACGCCGCTGAGCTGGCCGGCCGGATGGAGCCCTCGCCGTACCTGCCGGCGTCACGGCGCTTCGCGAACCCGATCTACCTGCGGATCGAGGACATCGACGAGTACGGCGACCTCGCGCCGGCCGAGCGGGACCGGGTCCGGACGCTGGCGCTGCAGGCGCGGGTGCTCAGCGAGGACGTGACCGCGCTCGACCGGGACACCGTGTGGGCGGCGAAGCGCGAGGCGCTGCAGCTGCTGTTCCGGGTGCAGCCGTCGGTCGGGCGGATCGCGGAGTACGGCGCGTACTGCGACCGGGAGAGCCAGGGGCTGATCGACTTCGCCACCTGGGCCGCGATCGCGGACGTGCACGGGCCGGAGTGGAGCAAGTGGCCGGAGGAGCTCCAGGAGCCGGTGTCGCCGGCTGTTGTTGCCTTCCGCAACGAGAATCCGGACACGGTCGAGTTCCACTGCTGGCTGCAGTGGCAGCTGGACGAGCAGCTTGCGCGGACGCAGGCCCGGGCCAAGTCGGCTGGCATGTCGCTGGGCGTCGTCCACGATCTTGCGGTTGGTGTGCATCCGGATGGTGCGGACGCCTGGGCCTTGCAGCACGTGCTGGCGCCGAACATCCATGTCGGCGCACCGCCGGACGCGTTCAACCAGCAGGGGCAGGACTGGTCGCAGCCGCCGTGGCGGCCCAACGCGCTGGCCGAGACGGGGTACGCCGCCTGGCGGGACCTGGTGCGGGCGGTGATGCGGCACGGTGGTGGACTGCGGATCGACCACATCCTCGGGATGTTCCGGCTGTGGTGGGTGACTTCGCCGGAGCGGCCGACCGAGGGGACGTACGTGCGGTACGACCACGAGGCGCTGGTCGGGATCCTCGTGCTGGAGGCGCAGCGCGCCGGCGTGACCGTGATCGGCGAGGACCTCGGGACGGTCGAGCCATGGGTGCGCGACTACCTGACCGAGCGCGGCATCCTCGGTACGTCGGTGCTGTGGTTCGAGCGGGACGCGGATGGGAAGCCGCTGGCACCGGAGCGCTGGCGGGAGCTGTGCCTGGCCACCGTGACCACCCACGACCTGCCGCCGACCGCTGGGTACCTGGCAGGGGACCACGTCGAGCTGCGCAACCGGCTCGGTCTGCTGACTCGCCCGGTGGCCGAGGAGCTGGCCGTCGACGAGGCCGACCGCGACGCCTGGCTGAACGCGCTCCGCGAGCGTCACCTGCTCAGCAACACCGATGGTGACGTGGAGCGGATCGTGGAGGCCTTGCACAGGTACGTGGCGCACACGCCTGCGAAGCTGGTCGGCGTTGCGCTCACCGATGCCGTCGGCGAGCGCCGTACCCAGAACCAGCCGGGCACCACGGACGAGTACCCCAACTGGCGGATCCCGCTGGGCGGCCCCGACGGCGAGCCCGTCCTGGTCGAGGACCTGCCCAACAACCACCGCCTCCGTCGGCTCATCGGGGCACTGAACAGATAG
- a CDS encoding DUF5130 family protein, with translation MPAGDAFTPDQLYDIEKAVRYAEEVSGLHFSVYVGGADSETRPFALELLDELDDPDSTVLVYVDPAGRRLEIVTGPLAKRQLSDTAAGLAALTMQTSFATGDLTGGLVTGVQQLGTHAHQAPLLHASDEQHKL, from the coding sequence GTGCCAGCTGGTGACGCATTCACCCCTGACCAGCTCTACGACATCGAGAAGGCGGTCCGGTACGCCGAGGAGGTCTCCGGCCTGCACTTCTCCGTGTATGTCGGCGGTGCGGACTCCGAGACCCGCCCGTTCGCTCTCGAGCTGCTGGACGAGCTGGACGACCCGGACAGCACCGTCCTGGTGTACGTCGACCCCGCCGGTCGCCGTCTCGAGATCGTCACCGGCCCGCTGGCCAAGCGGCAGCTGTCGGACACCGCCGCCGGTCTGGCCGCGCTGACCATGCAGACCTCGTTCGCCACCGGCGACCTGACCGGCGGTCTGGTCACCGGCGTACAGCAGCTGGGCACGCACGCTCACCAGGCGCCGCTGCTGCACGCCAGCGACGAGCAGCACAAGCTGTAG
- a CDS encoding GNAT family N-acetyltransferase encodes MAALEPRRIDLGDVVLRPFVGSDEAAVAEALRDPGILRWTAGTAVIRSPADQRARRWLEPRIDGWARGSAIFAIADATTDQVLGNVSLRDVHRVPDQAVAAYWVSPLARGRRLGARALDAAARWGFEADGLGLHRISLDHSLVNEGSCHVALRAGFQLEGVMRDYYVEPTGKRHDSHLHARLATDVVAQPPAGAAGS; translated from the coding sequence GTGGCGGCCTTGGAGCCCCGGCGCATCGACCTGGGCGACGTAGTACTGCGTCCTTTCGTCGGATCCGATGAGGCTGCGGTGGCCGAGGCGTTGCGGGATCCGGGCATCCTCCGCTGGACCGCCGGTACGGCGGTCATCCGCTCGCCTGCGGACCAGCGCGCCCGCAGGTGGCTGGAGCCTCGCATCGACGGCTGGGCGCGTGGCAGTGCCATCTTCGCGATCGCGGACGCCACCACGGACCAGGTGCTCGGCAACGTGTCGCTCCGGGACGTCCACCGCGTCCCGGACCAGGCCGTCGCGGCGTACTGGGTCAGCCCGCTGGCTCGCGGTCGCCGTCTCGGTGCGCGTGCACTCGACGCGGCTGCGCGCTGGGGCTTCGAGGCCGACGGACTCGGTCTGCACCGCATCTCACTCGACCACTCGCTGGTCAACGAGGGGTCATGCCATGTCGCACTCCGGGCCGGCTTCCAGCTGGAGGGCGTGATGCGCGACTACTACGTCGAGCCGACCGGTAAGCGGCACGACTCTCACCTGCATGCCCGGCTGGCCACCGACGTCGTAGCTCAGCCGCCTGCGGGGGCCGCCGGCTCGTAG
- a CDS encoding globin, with protein MSEQQSFYDAVGGADTFHRLVAAFYRGVAADPELRAMYPEEDLGPAEVRFRMFLEQYWGGPKTYSEQRGHPRLRMRHAPFAVTPSARDRWLGHMRAALDEIGLSPERDEEIWRYMVMAAHSMVNTDEPQYPGAIDVSGR; from the coding sequence ATGAGCGAGCAGCAGAGTTTCTACGACGCCGTCGGTGGGGCGGACACCTTCCACCGGTTGGTGGCAGCGTTCTACCGCGGTGTGGCCGCCGACCCGGAACTGCGGGCGATGTACCCGGAGGAGGACCTCGGTCCGGCCGAGGTGCGCTTCCGGATGTTCCTGGAGCAGTACTGGGGCGGTCCCAAGACCTACTCCGAGCAGCGCGGGCACCCCCGGCTGCGGATGCGGCACGCCCCGTTCGCCGTCACCCCGAGCGCACGGGACCGGTGGCTCGGCCACATGCGGGCCGCACTGGACGAGATCGGCCTGTCGCCCGAGCGCGACGAGGAGATCTGGCGCTACATGGTGATGGCCGCGCACAGCATGGTGAACACCGACGAACCGCAGTACCCGGGCGCGATCGACGTGTCCGGCCGCTGA
- a CDS encoding acyl-CoA thioesterase, with protein MTFTYQVLVRWSDIDSYDHVNNVRYFDYLQEARIAFLAQVMGTTGDFFAQYPCVLVSQTVDYLRPILLRHPPYDVDVWIASVGTSSYTLGSRIVDRSGESDDVYAKAESVLVVVDGETHAKRQLGEAERAALLQHVVAT; from the coding sequence ATGACGTTCACGTACCAGGTGCTGGTCCGCTGGTCCGACATCGACTCCTACGACCACGTGAACAACGTGCGGTACTTCGACTACCTGCAGGAAGCCCGGATCGCGTTCCTCGCACAGGTGATGGGCACCACGGGGGACTTCTTCGCGCAGTACCCGTGTGTGCTCGTCAGCCAGACGGTCGACTACCTGCGACCGATCCTGCTACGGCACCCGCCGTACGACGTCGACGTGTGGATCGCATCGGTCGGTACGTCGTCGTACACACTCGGGTCGCGGATCGTGGATCGCAGTGGAGAGTCGGACGACGTGTACGCCAAGGCGGAGTCCGTACTGGTCGTCGTGGACGGTGAGACGCACGCGAAGCGGCAGCTGGGAGAGGCCGAACGGGCAGCCCTCCTCCAGCACGTTGTGGCGACTTGA
- a CDS encoding acyl-CoA thioesterase, whose amino-acid sequence MDHHNRHVYHCPLRWGDMDALGHVNNGRYVDYLQDARVDFLFRTAKELGADALETGLLVARHEVQYRAPLLFRPEPVRIELWISEIKAASFMVDYEILDAEPERRTYVEARTRLVPFDFSANRLRRITPVERDALSKLVGA is encoded by the coding sequence GTGGATCATCACAACCGCCACGTCTACCACTGCCCGCTGCGCTGGGGAGACATGGACGCGCTCGGCCACGTCAACAACGGCCGGTACGTCGACTATCTCCAGGACGCCCGGGTCGATTTCCTGTTCCGCACGGCCAAGGAGCTCGGCGCGGACGCCCTCGAGACCGGTCTGCTGGTGGCGCGGCACGAGGTCCAGTACCGGGCGCCGCTGCTGTTCCGTCCTGAACCGGTTCGGATCGAGCTGTGGATCAGCGAGATCAAGGCCGCCTCGTTCATGGTGGACTACGAGATCCTCGACGCGGAGCCCGAACGCCGTACCTATGTGGAGGCGCGCACACGGCTGGTCCCGTTCGACTTCAGCGCCAATCGGCTGCGCCGGATCACCCCGGTCGAGCGCGACGCCCTGTCCAAGCTGGTGGGCGCATGA
- a CDS encoding GNAT family N-acetyltransferase, with amino-acid sequence MPDDFALLDNHLAFLAAHRGEVLRSAEAIEVVGESDEFSAWIPLSSTAELPTGTSAVRLVPWSGAGWAARLTAAGFEPAEVLVHMEAPAGAAEGELVEAINSEADAVGFAEVQGAAFLEVGEPDYDWWQKMFVERAVQNYRAPDQSLYLLRVDGDPASCTLVFRTASVAGVYAVATKPEYRGRGLATALLAQARRDAAGGRLTLQVVEGSDAERLYLNLGLRPAFRSPHFRRP; translated from the coding sequence ATGCCCGACGACTTCGCCTTGCTCGACAACCACCTGGCCTTTCTCGCGGCCCATCGCGGTGAGGTGCTCCGTTCGGCCGAGGCGATCGAGGTGGTCGGCGAATCGGACGAGTTCTCGGCGTGGATCCCGCTCTCCTCGACCGCTGAGCTCCCGACCGGGACGTCCGCGGTCCGGCTGGTGCCGTGGAGCGGTGCGGGATGGGCCGCCCGCCTGACCGCCGCGGGCTTCGAACCGGCTGAGGTCCTGGTGCACATGGAGGCGCCGGCTGGGGCAGCGGAGGGAGAGCTGGTCGAGGCCATCAACTCGGAGGCGGACGCGGTCGGGTTCGCCGAGGTGCAGGGCGCGGCGTTTCTCGAGGTGGGGGAGCCGGATTACGACTGGTGGCAGAAGATGTTTGTCGAGCGGGCTGTGCAGAACTACCGCGCGCCCGACCAGTCGCTGTATCTGCTCCGGGTCGATGGTGATCCTGCGTCGTGCACGCTCGTGTTTCGGACCGCATCGGTGGCCGGCGTCTACGCAGTCGCGACCAAACCGGAGTACCGGGGGCGCGGGCTCGCGACGGCGCTGCTGGCGCAGGCTCGGCGGGACGCGGCCGGTGGGCGGCTCACACTGCAGGTGGTCGAGGGGTCGGACGCAGAGCGGCTCTACCTCAACCTCGGGCTTCGTCCTGCGTTCCGCTCGCCACACTTTCGTCGCCCGTAG
- the ctaJ gene encoding aa3-type cytochrome oxidase subunit CtaJ: MIPQLSGHSLLVFVGIPVLVVAVLALLVFASSIANGPRYRPGLSWWAPPVWINGPTATKPDPANLPELPELTSAPGATATAGTGVARTTGGASASW, from the coding sequence GTGATACCTCAATTGTCCGGGCACTCCCTGTTGGTGTTCGTCGGGATCCCTGTGCTGGTTGTCGCAGTGCTGGCGCTGCTGGTGTTCGCGTCCTCGATCGCGAACGGGCCGCGGTACCGTCCAGGGCTGTCCTGGTGGGCCCCGCCGGTCTGGATCAACGGACCGACGGCGACCAAGCCGGACCCGGCCAACCTGCCCGAGCTGCCTGAGCTGACCAGCGCGCCGGGTGCCACCGCGACCGCCGGCACCGGCGTCGCCCGCACGACCGGAGGCGCAAGTGCCAGCTGGTGA
- a CDS encoding mechanosensitive ion channel family protein: MPILTSYLLSPFSHPLSSRLLSPPDAFPTFFRTGNDGKLEVTDQIVVVPARIAGLIIGFFVLRWLLHKVIRRFARRTGNGAVAGVLAKSKRGQEFVENTLANERRSQRAETIASLLTSTVTIVLTAVLVVMVLAELGFNILPVIASASIIGVALGFGAQTLVKDFLAGVFMIFEDQYGVGDLIDMEKATGTVVAVGLRITTLRGEDGTTWYVRNGEVVRIGNLTTRDPDSAASSGVGSATEKEEQAATGDESVASGTQDEARG, translated from the coding sequence ATGCCTATTCTGACCAGCTACCTTCTGTCCCCGTTCAGTCACCCCCTGTCTTCCCGCTTGTTGTCGCCTCCGGACGCCTTTCCAACGTTCTTCCGGACCGGCAACGACGGCAAGCTGGAGGTCACCGACCAGATCGTGGTCGTCCCGGCCCGGATCGCGGGACTGATCATCGGTTTCTTCGTGCTCCGCTGGCTGCTGCACAAGGTGATCCGGCGGTTCGCCCGCCGGACCGGCAACGGCGCCGTCGCCGGCGTGCTGGCGAAGTCGAAGCGCGGCCAGGAGTTCGTCGAGAACACCCTCGCCAACGAGCGCCGGTCCCAGCGCGCGGAGACGATCGCGTCGCTGTTGACCAGCACGGTCACCATCGTGCTGACCGCCGTCCTCGTGGTGATGGTGCTGGCCGAGCTCGGCTTCAACATCCTGCCGGTGATCGCGTCCGCCAGCATCATCGGCGTGGCGCTCGGCTTCGGCGCGCAGACGCTGGTGAAGGACTTCCTGGCCGGCGTGTTCATGATCTTCGAGGACCAGTACGGCGTCGGCGACCTGATCGACATGGAGAAGGCGACCGGGACCGTGGTCGCGGTCGGCCTGCGGATCACCACCCTGCGCGGTGAGGACGGCACCACCTGGTACGTCCGCAACGGCGAGGTGGTCCGGATCGGCAACCTGACCACCCGCGACCCGGACAGCGCAGCCTCCTCCGGCGTCGGCTCCGCCACCGAGAAGGAAGAACAGGCCGCTACGGGCGACGAAAGTGTGGCGAGCGGAACGCAGGACGAAGCCCGAGGTTGA